The following proteins are encoded in a genomic region of Shewanella aestuarii:
- a CDS encoding RNA-guided endonuclease InsQ/TnpB family protein, giving the protein MKIEKAYKFKLEPTPEQAERLAQMAGCGRVVFNDSLELILSIARKQSGIIDRKALYKHLNSLPLAERKALNNLFPSSASLNKQLTSWKKLDNRLWLSEAFNACLQQRQRDLVDKGIKRWVKGKSGFPVFRTRKLAHHSTMRFPEPKKQLRINHNHIKLPNKLGLVKYRNSREVEGELRNATVSLNAVGEWHISIMCLVDIELATHVQGGMAGIDMGIAKNMTLSTDFCGDNGVFEGVHSFRALQGKLAIQQKKLSRKVLGSANWKKQKLKVSKIHQRIANIRRDYQQKATTEICNNHAMIVCEALKVANMSKSAKGDSENHGKMVKQKAGLNKSILDEGWGELRRQLKYKMLWKGGVYAEVNPAYTSQICCCCGHKAKENRTTQSNFVCVDCGHSLNADKNAANNILNRYLSELEQAA; this is encoded by the coding sequence GTGAAAATAGAAAAAGCCTACAAGTTCAAGCTAGAGCCAACACCAGAGCAAGCCGAAAGGCTTGCTCAAATGGCTGGCTGTGGGCGCGTTGTGTTCAATGACAGCCTTGAGTTAATACTTAGTATCGCTCGGAAACAGTCAGGGATCATCGACAGGAAAGCACTATACAAGCACCTTAATTCTTTGCCCCTTGCTGAACGCAAAGCGCTTAATAATCTATTCCCAAGCTCAGCAAGCCTTAATAAGCAACTAACTAGCTGGAAAAAATTAGATAATCGCCTTTGGCTGTCTGAAGCTTTTAACGCCTGTTTACAGCAACGCCAGCGCGACTTGGTAGATAAAGGTATTAAGAGGTGGGTTAAGGGAAAGTCAGGCTTTCCAGTATTCAGGACTCGAAAGCTAGCACACCATTCAACCATGCGTTTTCCTGAGCCAAAGAAGCAGCTACGCATAAATCATAATCACATCAAGCTACCAAACAAATTGGGCTTGGTTAAGTATCGTAACAGTCGTGAAGTTGAGGGCGAATTACGCAATGCTACAGTATCACTAAATGCAGTTGGCGAGTGGCATATATCTATCATGTGCTTAGTGGATATTGAGCTGGCAACACATGTGCAAGGCGGCATGGCAGGCATTGATATGGGTATCGCCAAAAACATGACCTTATCCACTGACTTTTGCGGCGACAATGGCGTTTTTGAGGGCGTCCACTCATTCAGAGCACTACAAGGTAAGTTAGCCATTCAACAGAAAAAGCTATCCAGAAAGGTCTTGGGTTCGGCGAACTGGAAGAAGCAAAAGCTCAAAGTGTCTAAAATTCACCAGCGCATAGCCAATATTCGTAGAGACTACCAACAGAAAGCTACAACAGAAATCTGCAATAACCACGCAATGATAGTATGTGAAGCGTTAAAGGTAGCTAATATGAGTAAGTCTGCGAAAGGTGACAGTGAGAACCACGGCAAGATGGTTAAGCAAAAAGCAGGACTCAATAAGTCTATTCTAGATGAGGGATGGGGTGAGCTGCGCCGTCAACTTAAGTATAAAATGCTTTGGAAAGGTGGAGTATATGCAGAGGTAAATCCAGCGTACACAAGCCAAATATGCTGCTGCTGTGGCCACAAAGCAAAAGAAAACCGCACGACTCAATCTAACTTTGTTTGTGTTGATTGCGGTCATTCGTTGAATGCTGATAAGAACGCAGCCAATAATATCTTAAATCGCTACTTGTCCGAACTAGAACAAGCAGCGTAA
- a CDS encoding helix-turn-helix domain-containing protein — protein MQVRYPINNASMRFNRRLLVAYLIEHGVNTVPKLMQMTGWPNRSIQKLILSLADMNVQISFVGAKKNGQYQVTDWASLNKAWICQHVNTICELSGLDHCRIAAILTQLS, from the coding sequence GTGCAAGTAAGATATCCCATTAATAATGCAAGCATGCGGTTTAACAGGCGATTGCTGGTGGCCTACCTTATCGAACATGGCGTTAATACAGTGCCTAAGTTAATGCAAATGACGGGGTGGCCAAATCGTAGCATCCAAAAACTGATCTTATCTTTAGCAGACATGAACGTACAAATTTCGTTTGTTGGCGCTAAGAAAAATGGTCAATACCAAGTCACTGACTGGGCCTCGCTTAATAAAGCGTGGATTTGCCAACATGTGAACACCATTTGTGAGTTGTCTGGACTCGATCACTGCCGCATAGCAGCGATATTAACTCAACTCTCTTGA
- a CDS encoding DUF4942 domain-containing protein: MLNAMSMNESELSMHQHHEHALACVPQQIAGLSVFKNPDAQSISNLITSYQTDVKRIETMLAVLKSSDAVFALNYLQSGPRNWVRTSLSSIDEALKGLSADYWKKALDLTDVLDHMTAESRIQWQENIAGWEVPLFEQETVITTILDLLTNRDKFLAQKVEGIFKSLSKVHVTNSPSGFTQRFIIENILSSTYRKEAIDDLRQLIAKFMGREISRMRDMNTGSIIENAWKNDTGKWLEMDGGALKFKVFKKQTIHIEIHPDIAWRLNEILAVLHPHAIPQEFKTRKAGKKIKDFQLTQHLLSNDLLNMVASLVPTRIWDKTGYEPRVTGCKENSVSTRYYNDNNAQVKELDSFLASCGAVRINKFSQEWQFEYDFLSIRDEIVRVGKAPEHISHQYFPTPTDLALEVLERLEIVSTDTILEPSAGQAGLAKHLKGCGKSVTCVEVSKLNSLVLEAIGFDAVVNQDFIQYANNAPKFDKIAMNPPFSAGRAKLHVETAMELLSKTGAKLVAIVPPTLKNKLNADGYDISWSATLHNRFENTGVTVCIVEITKL; this comes from the coding sequence ATGTTAAACGCGATGTCGATGAATGAAAGTGAGCTGTCGATGCACCAGCATCATGAACATGCTTTAGCTTGTGTTCCGCAGCAGATTGCTGGATTGAGTGTGTTTAAAAATCCCGATGCCCAATCTATTTCAAATCTCATCACATCCTATCAAACAGATGTAAAGCGTATCGAAACGATGTTAGCAGTGCTCAAGTCATCGGATGCCGTATTTGCGCTTAATTATCTTCAGTCAGGTCCACGAAATTGGGTAAGAACGTCCCTATCGAGTATTGATGAAGCCTTGAAAGGGTTAAGTGCCGATTATTGGAAAAAGGCGCTGGATTTGACAGATGTATTAGATCATATGACCGCAGAATCCCGCATTCAATGGCAGGAAAATATTGCTGGATGGGAAGTCCCATTATTTGAGCAAGAAACGGTCATTACAACTATTTTAGATTTGCTCACCAACCGCGATAAATTCCTTGCGCAAAAAGTCGAGGGCATATTTAAATCATTATCAAAGGTCCATGTCACTAACTCACCATCGGGCTTTACCCAGCGATTTATTATTGAAAACATTTTAAGCTCAACATACCGCAAAGAAGCGATTGACGATTTAAGGCAGCTTATCGCTAAATTTATGGGTCGTGAAATTTCAAGAATGCGAGACATGAACACTGGTTCAATCATAGAAAACGCTTGGAAAAATGACACGGGTAAATGGCTTGAGATGGATGGTGGCGCCCTAAAGTTTAAAGTGTTTAAAAAGCAAACCATTCACATTGAGATCCATCCAGATATCGCATGGCGATTAAATGAAATTCTCGCAGTGTTACACCCACACGCCATTCCTCAAGAGTTCAAAACGCGCAAAGCTGGCAAGAAAATTAAGGATTTTCAATTGACACAGCACTTGCTGAGCAATGACTTGCTGAACATGGTAGCCAGCCTTGTTCCAACAAGGATTTGGGATAAAACAGGGTATGAGCCGCGTGTCACTGGCTGCAAAGAAAACAGTGTGTCTACACGTTACTACAATGACAACAACGCGCAGGTAAAGGAATTAGATAGTTTTTTAGCGAGCTGCGGTGCAGTACGTATTAACAAGTTTTCACAAGAATGGCAGTTTGAGTACGATTTTCTGTCAATTCGTGACGAAATTGTGCGAGTGGGTAAAGCGCCAGAACACATCTCACATCAGTATTTTCCAACGCCGACTGACTTAGCGCTTGAGGTATTAGAGCGATTGGAGATTGTAAGCACAGATACCATCTTGGAGCCGTCAGCAGGCCAAGCCGGTCTTGCTAAGCATCTTAAGGGCTGTGGTAAGTCTGTTACCTGTGTAGAAGTATCAAAGCTTAATTCGTTAGTGCTTGAAGCCATCGGCTTTGATGCGGTTGTTAATCAAGACTTCATTCAATATGCCAACAACGCACCCAAATTCGACAAGATAGCCATGAACCCGCCATTTAGTGCTGGGCGAGCAAAATTACACGTTGAAACGGCGATGGAATTGCTCAGTAAAACGGGCGCTAAGCTGGTGGCCATCGTCCCGCCAACACTGAAAAACAAACTGAATGCTGATGGTTACGATATTTCGTGGTCTGCAACACTGCATAATCGATTCGAAAATACCGGTGTGACTGTTTGCATCGTTGAAATTACCAAGTTATAG
- a CDS encoding zinc ribbon domain-containing protein, with translation MSEVARVKIIEIDPHSYGESVGFKKGDVILKFNDEVLTDASQLRTLVAYTVENESKYLVLRGSEKLTIVAKTQSLGVTLANISQERIVVKRYVGKQEVAINAFKDDAERMASDGYVPTNQTWAEGSYGCGGFLIALLLCFIFVGILVFIYMLIVKPDGTLTVTYEKQSEKSIQAPDDPVETGKVCPDCAEVVKEAAKICRYCRHEFVQ, from the coding sequence ATGTCAGAGGTCGCAAGAGTCAAAATAATTGAAATAGATCCTCACTCTTATGGCGAATCCGTAGGGTTTAAAAAAGGTGATGTTATTCTTAAGTTCAATGATGAAGTATTAACAGATGCCAGTCAGTTAAGAACGTTGGTTGCGTACACGGTAGAAAACGAAAGCAAGTACCTTGTTTTAAGAGGTTCAGAAAAATTAACTATTGTAGCTAAAACACAATCTTTGGGTGTGACACTGGCAAATATCAGTCAAGAGCGGATTGTGGTTAAGCGTTATGTAGGAAAACAAGAAGTAGCAATAAATGCGTTTAAAGATGATGCTGAAAGGATGGCATCAGATGGCTATGTACCAACGAACCAAACTTGGGCTGAGGGTTCATATGGTTGCGGCGGCTTCTTAATAGCATTGCTACTGTGTTTTATTTTCGTCGGGATCTTGGTTTTCATCTACATGCTCATAGTCAAGCCGGATGGTACGCTGACGGTGACATATGAAAAACAAAGCGAGAAAAGTATTCAAGCGCCTGATGATCCTGTCGAAACAGGGAAAGTCTGTCCAGATTGTGCTGAAGTGGTGAAAGAAGCTGCCAAAATATGTCGCTACTGTAGGCATGAGTTCGTACAGTAA
- a CDS encoding DUF3950 domain-containing protein, with protein MQVKRDNSDRKQIRFGELLEQIDEARGKTPLATWVKQACKEKLNRDSK; from the coding sequence ATGCAAGTAAAAAGAGATAACTCAGACAGAAAACAAATCCGATTTGGTGAATTGCTAGAGCAAATTGACGAAGCTCGTGGTAAAACACCACTTGCCACTTGGGTTAAACAGGCTTGCAAAGAAAAGCTAAATCGCGACTCCAAGTAG
- a CDS encoding helix-turn-helix transcriptional regulator, whose protein sequence is MSNQCSPSNGNPPSSPTCRALSEMGEDINIYHYEILKQFLLHRNAIAGFNSKLRELGITQKTFCQRVGITEQAVSKWKRTQIPKWVWYALRGMQKK, encoded by the coding sequence ATGAGCAATCAGTGTTCACCCAGTAATGGGAATCCCCCTTCTTCCCCGACTTGTCGGGCGCTAAGCGAGATGGGGGAGGATATCAATATCTATCACTACGAAATACTCAAACAATTCCTGCTTCATCGAAATGCTATCGCTGGATTTAATAGCAAATTGCGTGAATTAGGTATCACTCAAAAAACGTTCTGTCAGCGAGTCGGTATTACTGAACAGGCGGTCAGTAAATGGAAGCGAACTCAAATACCTAAATGGGTTTGGTATGCGCTACGTGGAATGCAAAAAAAATAG
- a CDS encoding replication initiation protein: MNKNTTIISTKRIKELQSSFFKKSHRLVFSQLSLSPVEHDILALFLSRLHADHWEPFLNHHEIHSPTYIFSSEVLMDWFDLEKTALYPTLMLPANRLSKKAIGLKNDETEKFEFTTLFKRIAYENGHLIVIPNDLLIEEYLSLSGGHSQVPHRTFRNIKQDHAKRLYTMLCRFRNNKFSVFHPLTIDDLHAYFGLLDEQGNLLKKTYEKTAKFVQFILKPSIELIDDHEPNIEFFYADESKKHYGFEFIKKGRKVVAIKFLFRWNQSKQIAKDESDERNELANTPSPYLQAELTYTLVSEFVSGQGGNPTLQELNNMMSMSPKLAENGYQLDAAFMSNFTKAMTEALANNNAGGHDSMSDNTTIEHQ; the protein is encoded by the coding sequence GTGAATAAAAATACAACAATAATTTCAACAAAGCGTATTAAAGAATTACAAAGCAGCTTCTTTAAAAAAAGTCATCGCCTCGTTTTTAGTCAATTATCTTTATCACCAGTGGAACATGATATTTTGGCGCTTTTCTTATCCAGATTACATGCCGATCATTGGGAACCATTTTTAAATCACCATGAAATTCACAGTCCTACTTACATCTTTTCAAGCGAAGTTTTGATGGATTGGTTTGATTTAGAAAAAACCGCTTTATATCCAACGTTAATGCTACCGGCCAATAGACTGAGTAAAAAAGCCATAGGGTTAAAAAATGACGAAACCGAAAAGTTTGAATTCACCACGCTATTTAAACGAATCGCATATGAAAATGGTCACCTCATCGTTATTCCCAATGACTTGTTAATCGAAGAATATCTATCGCTATCTGGCGGTCACAGTCAAGTTCCTCATCGCACGTTTCGAAATATTAAACAAGACCATGCTAAACGACTGTATACGATGCTTTGCCGGTTTCGTAATAATAAGTTCTCAGTCTTTCACCCCCTCACAATCGATGACTTACACGCTTATTTCGGCCTTTTAGATGAACAAGGGAATTTACTGAAAAAAACGTATGAAAAAACAGCTAAGTTCGTACAATTTATTCTGAAGCCTTCAATTGAATTGATTGATGACCATGAACCCAACATCGAATTTTTTTATGCTGATGAATCAAAAAAGCATTACGGCTTCGAGTTCATCAAAAAAGGCAGGAAAGTTGTTGCAATCAAGTTTTTGTTTCGCTGGAACCAATCTAAACAAATTGCAAAAGATGAATCGGATGAAAGAAATGAGCTAGCCAACACGCCATCGCCATACTTGCAAGCTGAACTTACGTATACGTTAGTGTCTGAATTTGTGTCGGGTCAAGGTGGCAATCCAACTCTTCAAGAGCTTAATAACATGATGAGCATGTCACCGAAACTAGCAGAAAATGGCTATCAACTGGATGCGGCCTTTATGTCGAATTTCACCAAGGCGATGACAGAAGCTTTGGCCAATAATAATGCTGGTGGCCATGACAGCATGAGCGACAATACAACAATAGAACACCAGTGA
- a CDS encoding DUF4262 domain-containing protein has protein sequence MSQSKQRWAKELFTQSEFHLDMLKKIQDKGFVTIGIQPEEDNFPFVYTVGLADKGMPDLIVVGNMSQSLMSTIIIKVAKLFEENGPTVGIIEGLIKVPLKIVSVDPEIVADKMLVTDAYNAYKAHDNYFVQILWPDEEGRFPDNVNFSKKFADATEILPLRKAH, from the coding sequence ATGAGTCAATCAAAGCAACGTTGGGCAAAGGAATTATTCACCCAATCAGAATTCCATCTCGATATGCTAAAGAAGATCCAAGATAAAGGTTTTGTCACGATAGGTATTCAACCTGAAGAAGATAACTTTCCCTTTGTTTATACCGTTGGATTAGCTGATAAAGGAATGCCAGATTTAATCGTAGTTGGGAATATGTCACAATCACTGATGAGCACCATTATCATAAAAGTGGCAAAATTATTCGAAGAAAATGGCCCAACTGTCGGCATAATTGAAGGTTTGATAAAAGTGCCTTTAAAGATAGTCAGTGTCGATCCAGAAATTGTGGCAGACAAGATGCTCGTTACAGACGCATACAATGCGTACAAAGCACATGATAATTATTTTGTGCAAATTCTTTGGCCTGACGAAGAAGGTCGTTTTCCAGATAATGTGAACTTTTCCAAAAAATTTGCTGATGCAACAGAGATATTGCCTTTAAGAAAAGCGCATTGA